A section of the Ciceribacter thiooxidans genome encodes:
- a CDS encoding FAD-binding oxidoreductase, producing the protein MHSSHTTADLQAALRARLGDAAIVTEATAMLPYCRDWHGDVTSDAVAVIRPRSTAEVCDAVQACRNLGLSIVPQGGNTGLVLGAIPDRPEREVILSLERMKAVRSVDPDDFSMVVEAGCILAEAKEAAASKGMFFPLALGAQGSCRIGGNISTNAGGINVLRYGMTRELVLGLEVVLPDGTVLDSLSTLRKDNRGIDLKQLFIGAEGTLGIVTAATLKLTPFPDRVATALLGLNSLEDVMRLYRRARRDCCDLMSAFEFMPPIAFALAREAMPDLTIPISGDCPVYVLMEISGSGLVDVDDLMQRFLENVLDDGLVIDGVLSASAAQARNLWLFREGMNEGQARRGTHLRTDISVQLSRLPDFVREAEAAVAAAAPDCVCVSYGHVGDGNVHLNVLPPSGLSSVERSNRIHTAKKEINAVLDRYHGSISAEHGIGRLKRADFEERLSDVQRHLLTAIKTAIDPAMIMNPGCQLNLGELS; encoded by the coding sequence ATGCACAGCTCCCATACCACTGCCGACCTGCAGGCTGCGCTCCGTGCCCGCCTGGGCGATGCTGCGATCGTCACGGAGGCGACGGCAATGCTACCCTATTGTCGCGATTGGCACGGCGACGTCACCAGCGATGCCGTTGCGGTGATAAGACCTCGCTCGACTGCGGAGGTATGCGATGCCGTTCAAGCCTGTCGGAATCTGGGCCTTTCGATCGTTCCCCAGGGCGGCAACACCGGACTGGTTCTCGGCGCGATCCCGGATCGGCCGGAAAGGGAGGTGATATTGAGCCTGGAGCGGATGAAAGCCGTGCGCTCCGTCGACCCCGACGACTTCTCGATGGTTGTCGAAGCCGGATGCATTCTTGCAGAGGCGAAAGAGGCCGCTGCGTCGAAGGGCATGTTCTTCCCCCTGGCGCTCGGAGCACAGGGAAGCTGCCGGATCGGCGGCAATATATCGACCAATGCGGGCGGCATAAACGTCCTCCGTTACGGCATGACGCGAGAACTGGTGCTCGGCCTGGAGGTCGTACTGCCGGACGGAACGGTCTTGGACTCCCTTTCAACGCTTCGGAAGGACAACCGCGGGATCGATCTCAAGCAGTTGTTCATCGGTGCGGAAGGCACATTGGGCATTGTCACCGCCGCCACCCTCAAGCTGACACCGTTTCCGGATCGGGTGGCCACCGCCTTGCTCGGACTGAACTCGCTCGAAGACGTCATGCGACTATATCGCCGCGCGCGGCGCGATTGTTGCGATCTCATGTCCGCCTTCGAATTCATGCCCCCCATTGCCTTCGCGCTCGCCCGCGAAGCAATGCCTGATCTAACAATTCCGATCAGCGGAGACTGCCCCGTCTATGTGCTGATGGAAATTTCCGGATCCGGCCTCGTCGATGTGGACGACTTGATGCAACGCTTCCTGGAGAATGTGCTGGATGATGGATTGGTCATCGACGGCGTGCTCTCCGCCTCCGCCGCCCAGGCGCGCAATCTATGGCTCTTCCGGGAGGGAATGAATGAAGGCCAGGCGAGACGTGGAACGCATCTGCGTACGGATATCTCGGTGCAGCTATCCCGCCTTCCCGATTTCGTGAGGGAAGCCGAGGCCGCCGTCGCTGCCGCGGCACCGGATTGCGTTTGCGTCTCCTATGGCCACGTGGGTGACGGCAACGTGCATCTGAACGTTCTGCCGCCTTCGGGGCTATCGTCGGTGGAGCGGTCGAATCGCATTCATACGGCCAAGAAGGAGATCAACGCCGTGCTCGATCGCTATCACGGCAGCATAAGCGCGGAACACGGCATTGGTCGGCTGAAGCGTGCCGACTTCGAGGAACGGCTCTCCGACGTTCAGCGCCACCTGCTGACCGCGATCAAGACAGCGATCGATCCGGCAATGATCATGAATCCCGGATGCCAATTGAATTTGGGGGAATTATCGTAG
- the denD gene encoding D-erythronate dehydrogenase: MHVLIIGAAGMVGRKLAAHLAAPGSLGGRSVEAMTLVDVVRPEAPLGYDGTVVAEIADLSQPGTAQRIVAGRPDVIFHLAAIVSGEAELDFDKGYRINLDGTRYLFDAIREMNNEDGYRPRVVFTSSIAVFGAPLPYPIPDDFHTTPLTSYGTQKAICELLLSDYSRRGFFDGIGIRLPTICIRPGKPNKAASGFFSSILREPLAGQEAVLPVSEDVRHWHASPRSAVGFLIHGATIDLEKVGPRRNLSMPGLSATVGEQIEALRRVAGDKAVSLIRREPDEMIMKMVAGWAPGFEAKRATALGFVAEKSFDEIIRVHIEHEMGGKL, translated from the coding sequence ATGCACGTTCTTATCATCGGTGCAGCGGGAATGGTTGGGCGCAAGCTCGCGGCCCATCTTGCTGCGCCGGGCAGTCTCGGAGGTCGTTCGGTAGAGGCAATGACGCTGGTGGACGTAGTTAGGCCGGAGGCGCCGTTGGGATACGACGGCACCGTCGTGGCCGAGATCGCCGACCTCTCCCAGCCAGGTACTGCGCAGAGGATTGTCGCCGGTCGGCCCGACGTGATCTTCCACCTTGCGGCAATCGTCTCGGGGGAAGCGGAACTCGATTTCGACAAGGGTTATCGCATCAATCTCGATGGTACGCGTTATCTCTTTGACGCGATTCGGGAGATGAATAACGAAGACGGTTATCGTCCGCGTGTCGTCTTCACCTCGTCGATCGCCGTCTTTGGGGCGCCTTTGCCCTACCCTATTCCTGACGATTTCCATACGACGCCACTCACCAGCTACGGAACGCAGAAGGCGATCTGTGAGTTGTTGCTGTCGGATTACAGCCGCCGTGGCTTCTTTGACGGAATCGGAATCCGGCTACCGACGATATGCATCCGACCGGGGAAGCCGAACAAGGCTGCTTCCGGCTTCTTTTCGAGCATTCTGCGCGAGCCTCTGGCCGGACAGGAGGCTGTCCTGCCCGTCAGTGAGGATGTCCGTCATTGGCACGCCTCGCCGCGCTCGGCGGTGGGATTCCTCATTCATGGTGCAACGATCGACCTCGAAAAGGTCGGCCCGCGACGGAACCTCTCCATGCCGGGCCTAAGTGCAACGGTCGGAGAGCAAATAGAAGCGCTCCGGCGCGTTGCCGGCGATAAGGCTGTCAGCCTTATCCGGCGAGAGCCGGATGAGATGATCATGAAGATGGTTGCCGGCTGGGCGCCGGGTTTCGAGGCGAAACGCGCGACGGCACTTGGCTTTGTCGCCGAAAAGTCGTTCGATGAGATCATTCGCGTTCACATCGAACACGAGATGGGAGGAAAGCTGTGA
- a CDS encoding NAD(P)-dependent oxidoreductase encodes MGAPMARRLLGAGFKVTVWNRDVSKAESLHSAGAAVAPTPREAVLDADVVFTMLSDGKAVEDVLFTSGCADVLRPGTAVIDTSSIAPPIAKDHAARLSMRGIQHLDAPVSGGVVGAQAGTLAIMAGGDAAVVERLSAVFAALGRVTHVGPSGAGQICKLANQQIVAITIGAVAEAMVLVEAGGASREKFREAIRGGFAESRILDLHGGRMIARDFKPGGPSKLQLKDLDAVASMAEQYSLELPLTERVRSEFSEFVAGGGGDQDHSALLLHLEQLNGQKA; translated from the coding sequence ATGGGGGCGCCGATGGCCCGACGTCTTCTCGGTGCCGGCTTCAAAGTGACGGTCTGGAACAGGGACGTGTCGAAGGCGGAATCTCTCCATTCGGCGGGAGCGGCAGTTGCCCCAACGCCGAGGGAAGCCGTGCTTGATGCCGACGTCGTGTTCACGATGTTGAGCGACGGCAAGGCGGTGGAGGACGTTCTCTTCACGTCCGGTTGTGCAGACGTCCTTCGTCCCGGAACCGCTGTCATCGACACGAGTTCGATTGCACCGCCGATCGCGAAAGACCATGCAGCGCGGCTTTCGATGCGCGGGATACAGCATCTCGACGCACCGGTTTCCGGCGGCGTCGTCGGAGCGCAGGCCGGCACCCTTGCAATCATGGCCGGTGGGGATGCGGCGGTCGTCGAGCGGCTTTCGGCTGTCTTTGCCGCGCTCGGGCGAGTGACCCATGTCGGTCCGAGCGGCGCGGGTCAAATCTGTAAGCTCGCCAATCAGCAGATCGTCGCAATCACGATCGGAGCGGTGGCCGAAGCGATGGTACTGGTCGAGGCTGGTGGTGCTTCCAGGGAAAAGTTCCGGGAGGCAATCCGTGGAGGGTTCGCCGAAAGCCGGATCCTGGACCTGCATGGGGGCAGGATGATCGCGCGCGATTTCAAGCCGGGCGGACCTTCGAAACTGCAACTGAAGGACCTCGACGCCGTGGCTTCGATGGCCGAACAGTATTCGCTCGAGCTGCCGCTAACGGAGCGGGTCCGAAGCGAATTTTCCGAATTTGTCGCCGGCGGCGGTGGAGACCAGGATCACAGTGCCTTGCTCCTCCACCTCGAACAGCTGAACGGACAAAAGGCGTAA
- a CDS encoding IlvD/Edd family dehydratase translates to MSDEKNMRRRLRSQDWFDNPDHADMTALYLERFMNYGITPEELRSGKPIIGIAQSGSDLNPCNRHHLELARRVRDGIRDAGGIPIEFPTHPLFENCKRPTAALDRNLAYLGLVEILYGYPLDGVVLTTGCDKTTPSSLMAASTVDIPAIVLSGGPMLDGWHDGDLVGSGTVIWRSRRKYAAGEITREEFLETALDSAPSVGHCNTMGTASTMNAMAEALGMSLTGCAAIPAAYRERGQMAYRTGRRAVELVLEDVKPSDILTREAFLNAIRVNSAIGGSTNAQPHLAAMAKHAGVELYPEDWQVHGYDIPLLANVQPAGAYLGERFHRAGGVPAVMWELMKAGKLEGGCPTVTGKTMAENLDGREASDREVIRPFDAPLKERAGFLVLKGNLFDFAIMKMSVVSEEFRARYLREPEREGVFEGKAVVFDGSEDYHRNINNPELGIDENTILVIRGAGPLGWPGSAEVVNMQPPDALLKRGIMSLPTIGDGRQSGTADSPSILNASPESAAGGGLSWLRNGDVIRIDFNSGRCDALVDEAEIARRKTEGLPAVPADATPWQMIYRKTVTQLSDGAVIEGAPEFRKLAEKLPRHNH, encoded by the coding sequence ATGAGTGATGAAAAGAATATGCGGCGCAGATTGCGCTCGCAGGACTGGTTCGACAACCCGGATCATGCCGACATGACGGCACTCTACCTCGAGCGCTTCATGAACTACGGTATCACGCCGGAGGAGCTGAGGTCCGGAAAGCCGATCATCGGGATCGCGCAAAGTGGCAGTGATCTCAATCCCTGCAATCGCCACCACCTCGAACTTGCCCGCCGCGTCCGCGACGGCATTCGTGATGCGGGGGGTATTCCGATCGAGTTTCCGACCCATCCCCTGTTCGAAAACTGCAAGCGTCCGACGGCAGCGCTCGATCGCAATCTCGCCTATCTCGGCCTCGTCGAAATCCTCTACGGGTATCCGCTGGACGGGGTCGTCCTGACGACGGGATGCGACAAGACCACGCCCTCTTCCCTTATGGCGGCCTCGACCGTCGACATTCCGGCGATCGTGCTCTCCGGCGGCCCCATGCTCGATGGATGGCATGACGGCGATCTCGTCGGCTCGGGCACTGTGATCTGGCGCTCGCGGCGCAAGTACGCGGCGGGCGAGATCACGCGCGAGGAGTTTCTGGAGACTGCACTCGATTCCGCGCCCTCTGTCGGCCATTGCAACACGATGGGAACAGCCTCGACCATGAATGCCATGGCCGAGGCTCTCGGCATGTCGCTGACGGGGTGTGCCGCCATTCCTGCCGCTTACCGTGAGCGTGGGCAGATGGCGTACCGGACCGGTCGCCGCGCCGTCGAACTCGTGCTCGAAGACGTGAAGCCCTCCGACATCCTTACCCGTGAGGCTTTTCTCAACGCCATTCGCGTCAACTCGGCGATTGGCGGATCGACGAATGCCCAGCCGCATCTTGCGGCAATGGCGAAGCACGCAGGCGTGGAACTCTATCCCGAGGACTGGCAGGTTCACGGCTACGACATCCCGCTTCTCGCCAATGTTCAGCCGGCCGGAGCCTATCTCGGCGAACGGTTCCATCGCGCGGGCGGCGTGCCGGCTGTGATGTGGGAGCTCATGAAGGCAGGCAAGCTGGAGGGAGGGTGTCCGACGGTGACCGGCAAGACGATGGCGGAGAACCTGGACGGACGGGAGGCGAGTGACCGCGAGGTGATCCGTCCGTTCGACGCACCGCTCAAGGAGCGCGCCGGCTTCCTCGTCCTCAAGGGTAATCTCTTCGATTTCGCGATTATGAAAATGAGCGTCGTCTCGGAAGAGTTCCGCGCCCGCTATCTTCGCGAGCCGGAACGCGAAGGCGTATTCGAAGGAAAGGCAGTGGTGTTCGACGGGTCCGAGGACTACCACCGCAACATCAACAATCCGGAGCTCGGCATAGACGAGAACACCATTCTCGTCATCCGTGGTGCGGGACCGCTTGGATGGCCGGGCTCGGCCGAGGTCGTCAACATGCAGCCTCCGGACGCTCTCCTCAAGCGGGGCATCATGAGCCTGCCGACGATCGGCGACGGGCGTCAGTCCGGAACGGCCGACAGTCCCTCGATCCTGAATGCCTCGCCGGAAAGCGCGGCAGGTGGCGGGCTCTCGTGGCTCAGGAACGGCGATGTTATCCGCATCGATTTCAACAGCGGGCGTTGTGATGCGCTGGTGGACGAGGCCGAGATCGCAAGGCGCAAAACGGAAGGCCTTCCCGCGGTGCCTGCGGACGCGACCCCCTGGCAGATGATTTACCGCAAAACGGTCACCCAACTCTCCGACGGCGCGGTGATCGAAGGTGCGCCGGAATTCCGGAAACTGGCCGAGAAGCTGCCGCGGCATAATCACTGA
- a CDS encoding SDR family oxidoreductase yields MQSYSFDLTGRTALVTGSSRGLGYAIARALGHAGASLVINGTNTARLAESAEGLRAEGLSVRTAAFDVTDEKSVVEAFATLDAEGLKVDILVNNAGIQLRKPMIELSLDEWHSVIDTNLTSAFIVGREAARRMIPRGRGKIINIGSLMSGLARPTIAPYTAAKGGIKMLTQAMTAEWAENGIQANAIGPGYMLTDMNQALTSNPQFDAWVKARTPSRRWGKPEELVGTAIFLASSASDYVNGQIIYVDGGMSAVI; encoded by the coding sequence TTGCAAAGCTATTCGTTTGATCTCACCGGCCGAACGGCGCTCGTCACCGGCTCTTCCCGCGGCCTCGGCTACGCCATTGCTCGTGCGCTCGGCCACGCCGGGGCTTCCCTCGTCATCAACGGAACCAACACCGCGCGCCTCGCGGAAAGCGCCGAGGGCTTGCGAGCCGAAGGCCTTTCCGTCAGGACTGCCGCCTTCGACGTGACCGATGAGAAATCAGTGGTCGAGGCCTTTGCGACGCTGGACGCCGAGGGGCTGAAGGTCGACATCCTCGTAAACAATGCCGGCATCCAGCTTCGCAAGCCGATGATCGAGCTGTCGCTCGACGAGTGGCACTCGGTCATCGATACCAATCTCACCAGCGCCTTCATCGTCGGACGTGAAGCGGCCAGGCGCATGATTCCGCGCGGACGCGGCAAGATCATCAACATCGGTTCGTTGATGAGCGGCCTTGCGCGCCCGACCATAGCGCCCTACACGGCTGCCAAGGGCGGCATCAAGATGCTGACCCAGGCAATGACCGCCGAATGGGCGGAAAACGGCATCCAGGCCAATGCAATCGGCCCCGGTTACATGCTGACCGATATGAATCAGGCCCTGACCTCCAATCCCCAGTTCGACGCCTGGGTGAAGGCACGGACGCCGTCGCGACGCTGGGGCAAGCCGGAGGAGCTCGTCGGCACGGCGATCTTTCTCGCCTCCTCCGCTTCCGATTACGTCAATGGCCAGATTATCTATGTGGACGGCGGGATGAGCGCCGTCATCTGA
- a CDS encoding glucan ABC transporter ATP-binding protein/ permease, which yields MSLLQVYIKALRYLATYRMKVALVVVANVILAVITIVEPVLFGRIVDAISEKRDATNILILWGCFGVFNTIAYVLVAREADRLAHGRRADLLTEAFGRIISMPLNWHHQRGTSNALHTLLRASETLFGLWLEFMRTHLATAVALTLLLPTALSMDFRLTLVLVVLGVLYMIIGKVVMNRTKEGQASVERHYHTVFSHVSDSISNVSVVHSYNRIEAETRALKQYTQQLLAAQYPVLDWWAIASALNRIASTVSMLVILVVGTILVQAGQLKVGDIIAFTGFAGLLIGRLDQMRAFATQIFEARAKLEDFYQLEDSVQEREEPAGAGELIDVRGDVEFRNVSFDFANTTQGVHDISFRVKAGQTIAIVGPTGAGKTTLINLLQRVHEPQAGKIFIDGVDISTVTRKSLRHSIATVFQDAGLLNRSISENIRIGREDATDEDVMKAAEAAAAVEFIDSRLAGYTTEVGERGNRLSGGERQRIAIARAILKNAPILVLDEATSALDVETEARVKAAIDRLRKDRTTFIIAHRLSTVREADIVLFLDHGRIVEKGGYDELSAGGGRFAALLKTSGLLTEEKNV from the coding sequence TTGTCTTTGCTTCAAGTCTATATAAAAGCGCTGCGATATCTCGCAACCTACCGGATGAAGGTCGCGCTCGTCGTCGTCGCCAACGTCATCCTGGCCGTCATAACGATCGTGGAACCGGTGCTTTTCGGACGAATCGTCGACGCGATCTCGGAAAAACGGGATGCCACCAACATCCTCATACTGTGGGGATGCTTCGGCGTATTCAACACCATCGCCTACGTCCTGGTCGCCCGGGAGGCTGATCGTCTGGCCCACGGCCGCCGTGCCGACCTCCTCACCGAAGCCTTCGGGCGCATCATCTCCATGCCGCTCAACTGGCATCACCAGCGCGGAACGTCCAATGCGCTCCATACGCTGCTTCGCGCAAGCGAGACACTGTTCGGACTCTGGCTCGAGTTCATGCGCACACACCTTGCGACGGCCGTTGCGCTTACGCTTCTGCTTCCGACGGCGCTCTCGATGGACTTCCGCCTGACTCTCGTGCTGGTGGTACTCGGCGTTCTTTATATGATCATCGGCAAGGTGGTGATGAACCGCACGAAGGAAGGGCAGGCTTCGGTCGAGAGGCATTATCACACCGTCTTCTCGCATGTGAGCGATTCGATCAGCAACGTCTCGGTAGTACACAGCTACAACAGGATCGAAGCCGAAACACGAGCGCTCAAGCAATACACCCAGCAGCTGCTCGCTGCGCAATACCCGGTTCTCGACTGGTGGGCGATTGCGAGCGCCCTCAACCGAATCGCCTCGACCGTTTCCATGCTGGTCATTCTCGTCGTCGGAACGATTCTCGTCCAGGCAGGCCAACTGAAGGTCGGCGACATCATCGCCTTCACCGGCTTCGCAGGGCTTCTCATCGGGCGCCTGGATCAGATGCGAGCCTTCGCAACCCAAATCTTCGAAGCGCGGGCGAAGCTCGAAGACTTCTACCAGCTCGAAGACTCTGTCCAGGAACGTGAAGAACCCGCGGGTGCCGGCGAGCTTATCGATGTCCGCGGCGACGTCGAGTTTCGGAATGTTTCCTTCGATTTCGCCAACACCACCCAGGGGGTTCACGACATTTCCTTCAGGGTGAAAGCCGGGCAGACGATCGCCATCGTCGGTCCGACCGGAGCCGGCAAGACCACCTTGATCAACCTTCTTCAACGCGTCCACGAACCGCAGGCGGGAAAGATTTTCATCGACGGCGTCGATATTTCAACCGTCACACGCAAATCCCTGCGCCATTCGATTGCGACGGTGTTCCAGGACGCCGGGCTGCTCAACCGCTCGATCAGCGAGAACATCCGGATCGGCAGGGAGGATGCAACCGACGAGGACGTCATGAAGGCGGCGGAAGCAGCGGCGGCGGTCGAGTTCATCGATAGCCGCCTGGCGGGTTATACGACAGAGGTCGGCGAGCGCGGCAACCGGCTCTCGGGCGGGGAGCGTCAACGTATCGCGATCGCGCGGGCTATCCTCAAGAACGCGCCGATACTGGTACTCGACGAAGCGACGAGTGCACTCGACGTCGAAACGGAAGCCCGCGTCAAGGCTGCCATCGACCGGCTGCGCAAGGACAGAACGACCTTCATTATCGCGCACAGGCTTTCCACAGTGCGGGAAGCCGACATCGTTCTCTTCCTGGATCACGGCCGGATCGTGGAAAAGGGCGGCTACGACGAGCTGAGTGCCGGCGGCGGCCGTTTTGCCGCACTGCTGAAAACCAGTGGTCTGCTGACGGAAGAAAAAAACGTCTGA
- a CDS encoding LuxR family transcriptional regulator produces MVVADECKNAEDLTAELEKLLNHYQFDYYGVVRQPKPNENPMRLVLAGRWPERWPETYIAKKYVLIDPTVRYLGQAQRGFRWRDTISVFRGDPHRKRMERMMADSQRFGLEDGYIFPIHGRNGLLGNMTVGGKPVELSPVEMTLFEAVAKKAFWRLMELRRQSGELESVSKVETRMTRREMEVLNYLADGLTSNDISRILKISNHTVDWYMNGIQDKLNAKNRQHVVALAFRLGLIT; encoded by the coding sequence CTGGTTGTAGCTGACGAATGCAAGAATGCCGAGGATCTGACGGCGGAGCTTGAAAAACTGCTGAACCACTATCAGTTCGACTACTATGGTGTCGTCCGGCAGCCGAAACCGAATGAAAATCCGATGAGGCTGGTGCTGGCGGGCCGGTGGCCCGAGCGGTGGCCGGAAACCTATATAGCCAAGAAATATGTCCTCATTGATCCGACAGTTCGATACCTCGGTCAGGCGCAACGCGGATTCCGGTGGCGCGACACGATATCGGTTTTCCGCGGAGATCCCCACCGCAAGCGTATGGAACGCATGATGGCTGATTCACAGCGCTTCGGGCTGGAAGACGGCTACATCTTTCCGATCCATGGTCGTAACGGCCTCCTCGGCAACATGACGGTCGGCGGTAAGCCCGTGGAACTTTCGCCTGTCGAGATGACGCTTTTCGAAGCCGTAGCAAAAAAAGCCTTTTGGCGCTTGATGGAGCTGCGGCGCCAGTCGGGCGAACTCGAGTCGGTCAGTAAGGTCGAAACGCGGATGACGCGCAGGGAAATGGAGGTCCTGAACTATCTGGCCGATGGTCTCACGTCGAACGACATCAGCCGGATTCTCAAGATCTCGAACCATACGGTGGACTGGTACATGAACGGCATTCAGGACAAGCTGAATGCGAAGAACCGCCAGCACGTCGTCGCGCTTGCGTTCCGCCTTGGCCTGATAACCTGA